AACACAGTTAATGAATCTACACGTACAACTGCTGAAACATAGTTATTGATTACTGAAATACACTACAACAAAGGGATGGGTATTCTTTGAATTCTCTGTCCGAAGGCAGGTTTGAACCACGGCTGAATGATCTCCGGCACGGGTAAGGCAAGGAGTGAGGTTCCGATTTTGCCCCAGATACAACGGGGATCGGACCCCATGCTGCTGACACAATATGGCCCACAATCTGACCAACTGAGCCAACCGGCTCCCCAGTAACATGggtgaccaggcaacagcctgatagaataggagaactttccatgttcaaaactgttGGTATTCCAATGCTCACACAGTATGAAAGGGAACCTGTTGAAGGTGGGATACAGTCACAGTGAGACTCCTGAACAATtacaatctctccatctcccattcatatccaatatcccatttaccatttctgcagcagattgggaACACCGACTAGTTCACAGACTGATGGACCCGAAAATCGCCTGTCATGTAACCATGATCCTTGCAGACTCCCAGTGAGGTGTCTGTATTAAGGGCAGGTTGGAAAGCATTAACCATCAGAGAGAAAACATCACCTTTATAAAATCAACAAGTTATGGAAATATTAAAGTTAAGTCACGATCTGAGACTTTAAATGGAAATTGTTGATTGTCAAACGAAGTTTCCAATAACTTAATTTTAATTCCTGCACAAACCTGGACGGACACTGTAAAGTAAGTCTAACAATTCAGCAAAGATGGTGTTTTCATGCAACTaacatttctctctgttctcattgaagatcttcaacagaaacacaaggagacactccgggtacaaactgaaacactgagagtgaacactatcctcataaaggagaaggttaagattttccagctggttgatcgatacgctgagctaacggttatttctactgttcgagatcggacacttgtcgaacatgaactgctggcaagaggccgagaccatgaagaatggagagagaaacatctccggaaagaactggaaaaaatccgaactgatcaattgttccagagcagcttttcccagagaaaatccaaatctgggaattcagcagcagtgagcggagtgccgggaattggaaaaacaacaatggtacaaaagattgtttatgactgggccactgggaaaatatacccacactttcaatttgttttcagttttaagttccgggatttgaacactattaactgtagaataaacctgaggaatTTGATACTGTTTTTCTATccttactttgggaatattctgggagagctctggaagaacccagagggattgctgtttatattcgatggtttggatgaattcaaggacagtactgattttgccgacaatcagagaaatacagaacctcagtccatgtgcacagatcctgaattccggtgtgaagtgtctgacattgtgtacagtttaatacagcacaagctgctcccaggatgttcagtgctagtgaccagccgccccactgcattacatttattggaaaaggctgagatcagtgtctgggctgaaatcctgggatttgttggtgatgaacggaaggaatatttcaacaagttttttgaagatcagacggtggcagcagctgttttcaaacacgtggaggagaacgagatcctgtacaccatgtgttacaacccttcctactgctggatcctcggtctgtcactgggtcccttctttacacaaagagacaggaaacagcagcaagttcccaagaccatcacccaactatattcctactatatttacaacattctgaaaaaccatggccgagagattgaaaacccccgtgatgtgttactgaagcttggtgagatggccttcacaggagtcTTCGAGAAGAAGATTGTCTTTAGAAATGAAGATTTGATCAagtacaatctacaaccttcccagttcctgtctgggttcctgatggaacttttggagaaaaatgattctgcccagagtgtggtttacacattcccacacctcaccatccaagagtttgtagctgcactcacacaattcctgactccagatcccggggagatcgggaaactcctcagtgaGACCCACAGCGAGaaagatgggcgatttgagatatttctccgttttgttgctggtctgtcctccccacagtcagcttgGCCCCTGGTGAAGTTTCTGGGTTcgtttcttcatcaaacaacctgccgagtgattgactgggtgaaggagaaggttgaagggcagattggagacacagagactgaaactgggaagaggaagctcctgaacacattccactacctgtt
Above is a genomic segment from Mustelus asterias chromosome 26 unlocalized genomic scaffold, sMusAst1.hap1.1 SUPER_26_unloc_13, whole genome shotgun sequence containing:
- the LOC144482098 gene encoding NACHT, LRR and PYD domains-containing protein 3-like isoform X1; amino-acid sequence: MAEGSNKGEYPMSSTRIGMDTDPNSAITQFLTKCDDYQLFQLTKFYRDRLEQAIEGGVDGVSLSLTYERIFTGQEHRKVTELVDKGNRVDSSKLLLNLVMEKGSRARRVMWESFVKMRHGVPKLDKILKEIQERGSDAFDDMNIAQGLSELPSRLKDLQQKHKETLRVQTETLRVNTILIKEKVKIFQLVDRYAELTVISTVRDRTLVEHELLARGRDHEEWREKHLRKELEKIRTDQLFQSSFSQRKSKSGNSAAVSGVPGIGKTTMVQKIVYDWATGKIYPHFQFVFSFKFRDLNTINCRINLRNLILFFYPYFGNILGELWKNPEGLLFIFDGLDEFKDSTDFADNQRNTEPQSMCTDPEFRCEVSDIVYSLIQHKLLPGCSVLVTSRPTALHLLEKAEISVWAEILGFVGDERKEYFNKFFEDQTVAAAVFKHVEENEILYTMCYNPSYCWILGLSLGPFFTQRDRKQQQVPKTITQLYSYYIYNILKNHGREIENPRDVLLKLGEMAFTGVFEKKIVFRNEDLIKYNLQPSQFLSGFLMELLEKNDSAQSVVYTFPHLTIQEFVAALTQFLTPDPGEIGKLLSETHSEKDGRFEIFLRFVAGLSSPQSAWPLVKFLGSFLHQTTCRVIDWVKEKVEGQIGDTETETGKRKLLNTFHYLFESQNKTLARNTVGSVETLSFSELRLTPIDCAVLSHVIGLCDTIKHLDLEECYIQCEGFRRLGPVLHKCLELSLGDNEVGDSGVKLLSAALRNPECKIQKLDLHDNDLSDSCAEDLASALSTNRSLIDLNLGFNKLGDSGVKLLSVALRNSECKIQELCLHKNTLTDSCAEDLASALSTNQTLRILNLESNSFTDQSVPALRRLILTCRSLEWISLFGNQFSPNGERQLESLRESRRGLRVTVWTFQSINIAAPPVTVKS
- the LOC144482098 gene encoding NACHT, LRR and PYD domains-containing protein 3-like isoform X2 translates to MAEGSNKGEYPMSSTRIGMDTDPNSAITQFLTKCDDYQLFQLTKFYRDRLEQAIEGGVDGVSLSLTYERIFTGQEHRKVTELVDKGNRVDSSKLLLNLVMEKGSRARRVMWESFVKMRHGVPKLDKILKEIQERGSDAFDDMNIAQGLSELPSRLKDLQQKHKETLRVQTETLRVNTILIKEKVKIFQLVDRYAELTVISTVRDRTLVEHELLARGRDHEEWREKHLRKELEKIRTDQLFQSSFSQRKSKSGNSAAVSGVPGIGKTTMVQKIVYDWATGKIYPHFQFVFSFKFRDLNTINCRINLRNLILFFYPYFGNILGELWKNPEGLLFIFDGLDEFKDSTDFADNQRNTEPQSMCTDPEFRCEVSDIVYSLIQHKLLPGCSVLVTSRPTALHLLEKAEISVWAEILGFVGDERKEYFNKFFEDQTVAAAVFKHVEENEILYTMCYNPSYCWILGLSLGPFFTQRDRKQQQVPKTITQLYSYYIYNILKNHGREIENPRDVLLKLGEMAFTGVFEKKIVFRNEDLIKYNLQPSQFLSGFLMELLEKNDSAQSVVYTFPHLTIQEFVAALTQFLTPDPGEIGKLLSETHSEKDGRFEIFLRFVAGLSSPQSAWPLVKFLGSFLHQTTCRVIDWVKEKVEGQIGDTETETGKRKLLNTFHYLFESQNKTLARNTVGSVETLSFSELRLTPIDCAVLSHVIGLCDTIKHLDLEECYIQCEGFRRLGPVLHKCLELRDRNYKTGQC